A stretch of the Clostridium botulinum genome encodes the following:
- a CDS encoding DUF4363 family protein, protein MKNIFTSFVIFVLLTITISISIHYLNTKYYYYSDKIDSLEELVSKDDWNKAYDSSLSFLKNWEKDSKMATAYIHHVHVESISSELLQLTQYIKYQDKVESLASIHEIKFLLKEITEIQKINITNVF, encoded by the coding sequence ATGAAAAATATTTTTACTTCTTTTGTAATATTTGTATTACTTACTATTACTATATCAATTTCAATACATTATCTCAATACTAAATATTATTATTATAGTGATAAAATAGATTCACTAGAAGAATTAGTTTCTAAAGATGACTGGAATAAAGCATACGATAGTTCCTTATCATTCCTAAAGAATTGGGAAAAAGATTCTAAAATGGCTACAGCCTATATACATCATGTTCATGTAGAATCTATTAGTTCCGAATTATTACAATTAACTCAGTATATAAAATATCAAGATAAAGTTGAATCTTTAGCTTCTATACATGAAATTAAATTTTTACTAAAAGAAATTACAGAAATTCAAAAAATAAACATAACAAACGTTTTTTAG
- a CDS encoding CBS domain-containing protein: MEVKNIMTKTVATINPEDTVERAAQMMSEYNVGSIPVCRGEEVVGIVTDRDITLRSSAQGKNVHQQKVKDIMSSNPVIANPSMDVNEVARLMGERQIRRLPVVEDDKVVGIVALGDLAVESQCLDKNKNTLGEISTPATPNI; the protein is encoded by the coding sequence ATGGAAGTAAAAAATATAATGACAAAAACCGTAGCCACTATAAATCCAGAGGATACAGTGGAACGTGCAGCTCAAATGATGAGTGAATACAATGTAGGTTCAATTCCAGTTTGCAGAGGAGAAGAAGTAGTTGGAATAGTTACGGATAGAGATATTACATTAAGATCATCTGCTCAAGGTAAAAATGTTCATCAGCAAAAAGTTAAAGACATAATGTCTTCAAATCCAGTGATCGCAAATCCTAGTATGGATGTTAATGAAGTTGCAAGATTAATGGGTGAAAGACAAATAAGAAGACTTCCAGTAGTGGAAGATGATAAAGTTGTTGGAATTGTAGCATTAGGTGATTTAGCGGTTGAATCACAGTGCCTAGATAAAAATAAAAATACATTAGGTGAGATATCAACTCCTGCAACTCCTAATATTTAA
- a CDS encoding nucleoid-associated protein, with translation MEYINDISINEAVIHILDNNADEPILNEYKLDLNDETYNFLTKHIQKCFKDEELKYAIFNDERNIVKDISQEFLSQECDFLEASKELAKQMFILMRSKGSIASCDLVIVHISTEYGSMIGIMKMDYIKNYFHNIEVVDNKIGINIIPQYTGLPGGGQRIQKCAFIKPISDENSFDLMVIDKQTKNKKSEEYGSNYFISNYLGCKVINNERDITKSFLETAEKWTRTNLKENAEAQEAVRNSIKKKLKEEENFDIQEVAEDLFGDETVTKENFVNFVKEEGCVDRVEVDKEWVEKKFKRIRLKIDKDIDLYLNEDAYNDNSRFEIKRNGDGTINMIIKHISNYIEK, from the coding sequence GTGGAATATATAAATGATATTAGTATAAATGAAGCAGTAATACATATTTTAGACAATAATGCTGATGAGCCAATTTTAAATGAGTATAAATTAGATTTAAATGATGAAACATATAATTTTTTAACTAAGCATATTCAAAAGTGTTTCAAAGATGAAGAGTTAAAATATGCGATTTTTAATGATGAAAGAAATATAGTTAAGGATATATCTCAAGAATTTTTAAGCCAAGAATGTGATTTTTTAGAAGCATCTAAAGAACTTGCAAAACAAATGTTTATACTTATGAGGTCAAAGGGAAGTATTGCCTCATGTGATTTAGTTATAGTGCATATATCTACAGAATATGGTTCTATGATTGGAATAATGAAAATGGACTATATAAAAAATTATTTTCATAACATTGAAGTTGTTGATAATAAGATAGGTATCAATATAATACCTCAATATACTGGACTTCCAGGAGGAGGGCAAAGAATACAAAAATGTGCGTTTATTAAGCCTATTAGTGATGAAAACTCATTTGACCTTATGGTAATAGATAAACAAACTAAAAATAAAAAAAGTGAGGAATACGGATCTAATTATTTTATAAGTAATTATTTAGGATGTAAAGTAATAAATAATGAAAGAGATATTACTAAAAGCTTTTTAGAAACAGCAGAAAAATGGACCAGAACAAATTTAAAAGAAAATGCAGAAGCTCAAGAAGCAGTTAGAAATTCAATTAAAAAGAAATTAAAAGAAGAAGAAAATTTTGATATACAAGAAGTTGCAGAGGATTTATTTGGAGATGAAACTGTTACTAAAGAAAATTTTGTTAATTTTGTTAAGGAAGAAGGTTGTGTAGATAGGGTAGAAGTAGATAAGGAATGGGTAGAAAAAAAATTTAAGAGAATAAGACTTAAAATTGATAAGGATATAGATTTATATTTAAATGAAGATGCTTATAATGATAATAGTAGATTTGAAATAAAAAGAAATGGTGATGGAACTATAAATATGATTATAAAGCATATCTCTAATTATATAGAAAAATAA
- a CDS encoding nucleoside kinase has translation MNKINITLRDNKKISIDKGSNLYEILKKSNLEETRSILGCFNGKIYELSHEVQEDGYFELVDPKRKISVLAYMRTLQFILIKSVRELYPGAKVRIEHSLSKGIFGEIHKDTPLTITDIKNIKEKMKDIIEKNIIIHKVSVSKEKAIEIFKSYDMDAKLRMFKHVDNDKVTLYELDGLYDYFYGPMAYSTGEVQLFDLMYYEPGFILRGPTIDNCNELPEFIDQKKLAKIFYESEQWAQIIDVGDVGALNNHVVSGDIGNLIRVVEAFHEKKVAYIADMIHNRENVKVVLIAGPSSSGKTTFARRLGIQLRVNGLMPVPISLDDYFVNREQTPKDEFGNYDFESIYALDLELFNKNLCELMEGKETRVPEFDFKTGSRSWKEDPFKLPDNGVLIIEGIHGLNEMLTSSISKENKFKIYISALTQLNLDNHNRIATTDVRMIRRIVRDKLSRGYASEDTLKMWPSIRRGEEKNIFVFQEEADVMFNSSLIYELCVLRKYAETELSKIKEDSKVYYEAMRLKSFLNFFKDVDKDLVPDNSILREFIGGSCFYKY, from the coding sequence ATGAATAAGATAAATATAACTTTAAGAGATAACAAAAAAATTTCTATAGATAAAGGTTCAAATTTATATGAAATATTGAAAAAATCAAATTTAGAAGAAACAAGATCAATATTAGGCTGTTTTAATGGAAAAATATATGAATTAAGTCATGAAGTACAGGAAGATGGATATTTTGAATTAGTAGATCCTAAAAGAAAAATATCAGTTCTTGCTTATATGAGAACATTACAATTTATACTTATAAAATCAGTTAGAGAATTATATCCTGGTGCAAAAGTTCGAATTGAACATTCACTAAGTAAGGGGATTTTCGGAGAAATTCATAAAGACACTCCATTGACGATTACAGATATAAAAAATATTAAAGAAAAGATGAAAGATATTATAGAAAAAAATATCATAATTCATAAGGTATCAGTTTCTAAAGAAAAAGCAATTGAAATTTTTAAAAGTTATGACATGGATGCTAAATTAAGAATGTTTAAACATGTAGATAATGATAAAGTCACTTTATATGAATTAGATGGATTGTATGATTATTTTTATGGTCCAATGGCGTATTCTACAGGAGAAGTACAATTATTTGATTTAATGTATTATGAGCCAGGCTTTATTTTGAGAGGACCAACTATAGATAATTGCAATGAATTACCAGAATTTATTGATCAGAAAAAATTAGCAAAAATATTCTACGAAAGTGAGCAGTGGGCACAAATAATAGATGTTGGAGATGTAGGAGCTTTAAATAATCATGTAGTAAGTGGCGATATAGGAAATTTAATAAGGGTAGTAGAAGCTTTTCATGAAAAGAAAGTAGCTTATATTGCTGATATGATTCATAACAGAGAAAATGTAAAAGTAGTATTAATTGCAGGACCATCATCTTCAGGTAAAACTACATTTGCAAGAAGACTCGGAATACAATTAAGAGTTAATGGATTAATGCCTGTTCCAATATCTCTTGATGATTATTTTGTTAATAGAGAGCAAACACCTAAAGATGAATTTGGAAACTATGATTTTGAATCTATATATGCATTAGATTTAGAACTATTTAATAAAAATTTATGTGAACTGATGGAAGGAAAAGAAACTAGAGTACCTGAATTTGATTTTAAAACAGGATCAAGAAGTTGGAAAGAGGATCCCTTTAAGCTTCCAGATAATGGAGTGCTTATAATAGAAGGAATTCATGGACTAAATGAAATGTTAACATCTTCAATATCTAAAGAAAATAAGTTTAAAATATATATAAGTGCATTAACTCAATTAAACTTAGACAATCATAATAGAATAGCTACAACTGATGTTAGAATGATAAGAAGAATAGTAAGGGATAAATTATCAAGAGGATATGCCTCAGAAGATACATTAAAAATGTGGCCTTCTATAAGAAGAGGGGAAGAAAAAAATATTTTTGTTTTTCAAGAAGAAGCAGATGTTATGTTTAACTCTAGTTTAATTTACGAGCTATGTGTATTAAGAAAATATGCAGAAACTGAACTTTCAAAAATAAAAGAAGATAGTAAAGTATATTATGAAGCAATGAGACTTAAGAGTTTCTTAAACTTTTTTAAAGATGTAGATAAAGATTTAGTTCCTGATAATTCTATATTAAGAGAATTTATAGGTGGTAGTTGTTTTTATAAATATTAA
- a CDS encoding YgiQ family radical SAM protein: MKLNKEFLPICKEDLKKRNIDQLDFIIITGDAYVDHPSFGTAIISRVLESQGFTVGIITQPDWHNIDDFRRLGKPKYAFLINSGNMDSMVNHYTASKKKRHNDLFSPGGESGHRPDRAIIVYCNKAREAFKGVPIIIGGIEASLRRFTHYDYWDNKLRRSLLLDSKADLLIYGMGEKTVVQIADLLKYGMDIKDITNIQGTVYSTNNLDNVTNYIEVPSYEECVESKKAYAESFKLEYYEQDSINGKNIVQKHDNRYIVQNKPQDTLTESEMDAVYNLPFTRTYHPIYESKGGIPAINEVKFSITSHRGCYGGCSFCALNFHQGRSIQNRSQQSVIDEAKLITNLHDFKGYIHDIGGPTANFRHKACDKQKKLGVCKNKQCLFPTPCKNLKVDHSEYLDLLRKVRKLPKIKKVFIRSGIRFDYLIADKKDTFFKELCEHHISGQLKVAPEHINDVVLKAMGKPKNEVYEKFETKYKSINDKLGKKQFLVPYLISSHPGSDLKIAIELACYIKHMGHSPEQVQDFYPTPGSLSTTMYYTEINPLTGEKIYVAKTFEEKSMQRALLQFSKPENYNLVKKALIKAAREDLIGFSKECLIPPRQIKSKNTNFNKKNNTSKNKTKSNSFKKEDSNSNRKSKNTFKNKSSNKKTTRTGK; this comes from the coding sequence ATGAAATTAAACAAAGAATTTTTACCTATTTGCAAAGAAGACTTAAAGAAAAGAAATATAGATCAATTAGATTTTATTATTATAACTGGTGATGCATACGTAGATCATCCTTCCTTTGGTACAGCTATAATAAGCCGTGTTTTAGAAAGTCAAGGATTTACTGTAGGTATTATAACTCAACCTGATTGGCATAATATAGATGACTTTAGAAGACTTGGAAAACCTAAATATGCTTTTTTAATTAATTCAGGCAATATGGACTCTATGGTAAATCATTATACTGCTTCCAAAAAGAAAAGACACAACGATTTATTTTCTCCCGGTGGAGAAAGTGGTCATAGACCTGATAGAGCAATAATTGTTTATTGTAATAAAGCTCGTGAGGCTTTTAAAGGGGTTCCTATAATTATAGGTGGCATTGAAGCTAGCCTTAGAAGATTTACTCACTATGATTATTGGGATAATAAACTTAGACGAAGTCTATTACTTGATTCTAAAGCAGACTTATTAATATATGGCATGGGCGAAAAAACAGTCGTTCAAATTGCTGACCTTCTTAAATATGGAATGGATATAAAAGATATAACTAACATACAAGGTACTGTTTATTCAACTAATAATTTAGATAATGTTACTAATTATATAGAAGTTCCTTCATATGAAGAGTGCGTTGAAAGTAAAAAAGCTTATGCTGAAAGCTTTAAATTAGAATATTACGAGCAAGATAGTATAAATGGAAAAAACATAGTTCAAAAACATGACAATAGATATATTGTTCAAAATAAACCTCAAGACACATTAACCGAAAGTGAAATGGATGCAGTATATAATTTGCCTTTCACTAGAACATATCATCCTATATATGAATCTAAGGGTGGAATTCCTGCTATTAACGAAGTTAAATTTTCAATTACAAGTCATAGAGGCTGTTATGGGGGGTGCTCCTTCTGCGCACTTAATTTCCATCAAGGAAGAAGCATACAAAATAGAAGTCAACAATCAGTTATCGATGAAGCTAAACTTATTACAAATTTACATGACTTTAAGGGATATATACATGATATTGGAGGCCCTACTGCAAACTTTAGACATAAAGCCTGTGATAAGCAAAAAAAATTAGGTGTATGTAAAAATAAACAATGCCTTTTCCCAACTCCTTGTAAAAATTTAAAAGTCGATCATAGTGAATACTTAGACTTACTAAGAAAAGTAAGAAAACTTCCTAAAATAAAGAAAGTTTTTATAAGATCAGGTATAAGATTTGACTATTTAATAGCAGATAAAAAAGATACATTCTTTAAAGAATTATGTGAACATCATATTAGTGGTCAATTAAAAGTGGCCCCTGAACATATAAATGATGTTGTTCTTAAAGCTATGGGTAAACCTAAAAATGAGGTTTATGAAAAATTTGAAACTAAGTACAAATCTATAAATGATAAATTAGGTAAAAAACAATTTTTAGTTCCATATCTTATATCAAGTCACCCTGGAAGTGATTTGAAAATAGCAATTGAACTTGCATGTTATATAAAACATATGGGTCATAGTCCAGAACAAGTACAGGATTTTTATCCTACTCCAGGTAGCTTATCAACTACCATGTATTATACAGAAATAAATCCTCTTACTGGTGAAAAAATTTATGTTGCAAAAACTTTTGAAGAAAAATCTATGCAAAGAGCATTATTACAATTTTCAAAACCTGAAAACTATAATTTAGTAAAAAAAGCTCTTATAAAAGCTGCCAGAGAAGATTTAATCGGATTTAGTAAAGAGTGTCTTATACCACCAAGACAAATTAAATCTAAAAACACTAATTTTAACAAGAAAAATAATACTTCTAAAAATAAAACTAAATCTAATTCTTTTAAAAAAGAAGATTCTAATTCTAATAGAAAATCAAAAAATACTTTTAAAAATAAATCTTCTAATAAAAAAACAACAAGAACGGGAAAATAA
- a CDS encoding YetF domain-containing protein → MFIVMVRTFILYILVVFVMRLMGKRQIGQLEPFELVIAIMISDLASLPMQDLRIPLIHGIIPIITLLVMQSLITLIELKSEKFSSILTGTPSILIEHGKINIKELRTQRLSFNDLMEKLRLSGYFNISDVEYGILETSGQLSVIPKIKVTPATKQDLNVVAPEEKLPVILIIDGKIHAKNLQIIHKDKNWLYTQLKSNNISSEKEVFIAALDSSGQFFCQRKDDINQQEASSK, encoded by the coding sequence ATGTTCATAGTAATGGTACGAACATTTATATTGTATATTTTAGTTGTATTTGTTATGCGTTTAATGGGCAAAAGACAAATAGGTCAATTAGAACCTTTTGAACTTGTAATTGCAATTATGATTTCAGATCTTGCCTCATTACCTATGCAAGATTTAAGAATTCCACTTATACATGGAATAATACCTATAATTACATTACTTGTAATGCAATCCTTAATAACATTAATAGAATTAAAAAGTGAAAAATTTAGTTCTATTTTAACAGGTACTCCAAGTATACTAATTGAACACGGAAAAATAAATATAAAAGAACTTCGAACTCAACGATTAAGTTTTAATGATTTAATGGAAAAATTAAGATTATCTGGTTACTTTAATATTTCAGATGTAGAATACGGAATACTAGAAACTAGTGGACAGTTATCTGTAATTCCTAAAATTAAAGTTACTCCTGCAACAAAGCAAGACTTAAATGTAGTAGCACCAGAAGAAAAATTACCTGTAATTTTAATAATAGATGGTAAAATTCATGCAAAAAATCTTCAAATAATACATAAAGATAAAAATTGGCTTTATACTCAATTAAAAAGTAATAATATTTCTTCTGAAAAGGAGGTTTTTATAGCTGCTTTAGACTCTAGTGGACAATTTTTTTGTCAACGTAAAGATGATATTAATCAACAGGAGGCTTCTAGTAAATGA
- a CDS encoding YegS/Rv2252/BmrU family lipid kinase: MNKVKFIYNPYSGENAIIGEMDNVIMIHQKHGYIVEPFRISKGFNLKEAFENIDDSFKYVLVAGGDGTVDSVVNCMKLLKIDLPIGILPVGTANDFAKTIGISRNIKKACKQILDSEPIPLDLGKINDKYFINVASTGLFTDVSQKTDVNLKNTIGKLAYYVKGIEQIPNFRKLKIKVTSNHMQFDDNMYLMLVFNGETAGNFHLAYKADLTDGLLDVIIVKAGMIKDIIGLFIKILKGEHLEGTKGITYFKTDKLTIECYEDIVTDIDGERGPDFPVTIECIKGGIKVLGVKM, encoded by the coding sequence ATGAATAAAGTAAAGTTTATTTACAATCCGTATTCAGGTGAAAATGCTATTATAGGTGAAATGGATAATGTTATAATGATTCATCAAAAGCATGGATATATAGTGGAGCCTTTTAGGATTTCAAAAGGCTTTAATTTGAAAGAGGCTTTTGAAAACATAGATGATAGCTTCAAATATGTATTAGTAGCAGGTGGAGACGGAACAGTAGATAGTGTAGTAAATTGTATGAAGTTATTAAAAATTGATTTGCCTATAGGAATTCTTCCTGTTGGAACAGCAAATGATTTTGCTAAAACTATAGGAATTTCACGTAATATAAAGAAGGCTTGTAAGCAAATATTGGATAGTGAACCTATACCATTAGATTTAGGTAAAATAAATGATAAATATTTTATAAATGTAGCAAGTACAGGTCTTTTCACAGATGTATCTCAGAAAACTGATGTTAACTTAAAAAATACTATAGGAAAACTTGCTTACTATGTTAAAGGAATAGAGCAAATTCCTAATTTTAGAAAACTAAAAATAAAGGTTACGTCTAATCATATGCAATTTGATGATAATATGTATTTAATGCTAGTTTTTAATGGAGAGACAGCTGGAAATTTTCATTTAGCTTATAAAGCAGATTTAACGGATGGATTACTTGATGTAATTATAGTAAAAGCGGGTATGATAAAGGATATAATAGGATTATTTATAAAAATTCTAAAAGGAGAACATTTAGAAGGGACAAAAGGTATAACATATTTTAAAACAGACAAATTAACAATAGAATGTTATGAAGATATAGTTACTGATATAGATGGAGAAAGGGGTCCCGATTTTCCGGTAACAATAGAATGTATAAAAGGTGGAATTAAAGTTTTAGGAGTAAAAATGTAA
- the fba gene encoding class II fructose-1,6-bisphosphate aldolase yields MALVTTKEMFKKAYEGNYAIGAFNMNDMEILQGIVEAAKEEKSPVIIQVSKGALTYAGPKYIRALVEAASEDTGIDMALHLDHGPDLETIKICVENGFTSVMFDGSHYDYEENVRKTKEVVDYAHAHGVVVEAELGVLAGVEEDVQSDVHIYTDPDQAVDFVNRTGCDSLAIAIGTSHGAFKFEGEAELKFDILEEIQRKLPGFPIVLHGASSVDSEVVKICNDFGGNIPSKAKGVPADMLRKAASMAVCKINVDTDLRLALTAGIRKALGENPAEFDPRKYLGPGRELIKGLVKKKITDVLGSSNTL; encoded by the coding sequence ATGGCATTAGTAACAACTAAGGAAATGTTTAAAAAGGCTTATGAAGGAAATTATGCAATTGGAGCATTCAACATGAACGATATGGAAATACTTCAAGGTATTGTTGAAGCTGCAAAAGAAGAAAAATCTCCTGTAATAATCCAAGTATCAAAAGGCGCATTAACTTATGCTGGTCCTAAATATATAAGAGCTTTAGTAGAAGCTGCTTCTGAAGATACTGGTATAGACATGGCTCTTCATCTAGATCACGGTCCTGATCTTGAAACTATAAAAATTTGTGTAGAAAATGGATTTACTTCTGTAATGTTCGATGGTTCTCATTATGATTATGAAGAAAATGTAAGAAAAACTAAAGAAGTTGTTGATTATGCACATGCTCACGGAGTAGTTGTTGAAGCTGAATTAGGAGTTCTTGCTGGAGTTGAAGAAGATGTTCAAAGTGATGTACACATATACACTGATCCAGATCAAGCTGTAGATTTTGTAAATAGAACTGGTTGTGATTCTCTTGCTATCGCTATCGGAACTAGCCACGGTGCATTCAAGTTCGAAGGAGAAGCTGAATTAAAATTTGATATTTTAGAAGAAATTCAAAGAAAATTACCTGGATTCCCTATCGTTCTTCATGGTGCTTCTTCAGTTGATTCTGAAGTTGTTAAAATATGTAACGACTTTGGTGGAAATATCCCATCTAAAGCAAAGGGTGTTCCAGCTGATATGTTAAGAAAAGCAGCTTCTATGGCAGTATGTAAAATAAACGTTGATACTGACTTAAGACTTGCTTTAACTGCTGGTATTAGAAAAGCATTAGGCGAAAATCCAGCTGAATTTGACCCAAGAAAATACTTAGGACCTGGAAGAGAATTAATCAAAGGTTTAGTTAAGAAAAAAATAACTGACGTTCTTGGATCAAGCAATACACTTTAA
- the pssA gene encoding CDP-diacylglycerol--serine O-phosphatidyltransferase, which translates to MIKKAVPNAFTLGNLACGLISLIMTFEDNFSTACIFILLAGVMDRYDGRIARYLDVSSDIGKELDSLADLVSFGVAPSILIFKLYNFINLGIIGYLLVLLFPLSGAYRLARYNCSTFDGTFTGIPITLAGMLLSVYAFVNIETHSNVLVTSILMIILSYLMVSKFKIKKV; encoded by the coding sequence ATGATAAAAAAGGCAGTCCCAAATGCCTTCACTTTAGGTAACTTAGCTTGTGGTCTCATATCTTTAATAATGACATTTGAAGATAACTTCAGCACTGCTTGTATATTTATTTTATTAGCTGGTGTTATGGATAGATACGACGGAAGAATCGCTAGATATTTAGATGTTTCTAGTGATATCGGAAAAGAATTAGATTCCCTTGCTGACCTTGTTTCCTTTGGTGTTGCACCATCTATATTAATTTTTAAATTATACAATTTTATTAACTTAGGAATTATAGGATATTTATTAGTTTTATTATTTCCATTATCAGGAGCGTATAGACTTGCAAGATATAATTGCTCAACCTTTGATGGTACATTTACAGGTATACCAATTACATTAGCTGGTATGTTACTATCTGTATACGCTTTTGTTAATATCGAAACTCATTCTAATGTTTTAGTTACAAGTATATTAATGATTATTCTATCATATCTTATGGTTAGTAAATTCAAAATAAAAAAAGTGTGA